Proteins encoded by one window of Yersinia massiliensis:
- the lysA gene encoding diaminopimelate decarboxylase, with protein sequence MPRALNDSSSALTAQNLIALPERFGCPVWAYDGDIIAQRINQLRNFDVIRFAQKACSNIHILRLMREQGVKVDSVSLGEIERALVAGFQPGLEPAEIVFTADLLDKATLMRVTELNIPVNAGSIDMLDQLGQQAPGHPVWLRINPGFGHGHSQKTNTGGENSKHGIWYQDLPQAIEKVTQYGLTLVGIHMHIGSGVDYQHLEQVCDAMVEQVISLGQDISAISAGGGLSIPYEFGGDEIDTEHYYGLWNNARERIAAHLGHSVSLEIEPGRFLVAESGVLIAQVRAVKEMGSRHYVLVDAGFNDLMRPAMYGSYHHISLLPADGRSLASEALIETVVGGPLCESGDIFTQEAGGGLETRALPAARIGDYLVFHDTGAYGASMSSNYNSRPLLPEVLFEQGQPRLIRRRQTIEELIALEMM encoded by the coding sequence ATGCCACGCGCACTTAACGACTCTTCTTCGGCGCTTACTGCCCAAAATCTGATCGCTTTACCTGAGCGTTTTGGTTGCCCGGTGTGGGCCTATGATGGCGATATTATTGCCCAACGGATCAATCAATTACGGAATTTTGATGTGATTCGTTTTGCCCAGAAAGCCTGTTCGAATATTCATATTCTGCGTTTGATGCGTGAGCAGGGCGTCAAGGTGGACTCTGTCTCGCTCGGTGAGATTGAGCGTGCGTTAGTGGCCGGCTTCCAACCGGGGCTGGAACCCGCTGAAATCGTGTTTACCGCCGATCTGTTGGATAAGGCCACATTAATGCGAGTGACGGAATTAAACATTCCGGTGAATGCAGGCTCAATCGACATGCTGGATCAATTGGGCCAACAGGCACCCGGTCACCCAGTATGGTTGCGTATCAATCCTGGTTTTGGTCATGGCCACAGCCAGAAAACCAATACCGGCGGCGAAAACAGTAAGCATGGCATCTGGTATCAAGACCTACCACAAGCTATCGAGAAAGTGACGCAATACGGCTTAACCTTAGTGGGTATTCATATGCATATTGGCTCTGGTGTTGACTATCAGCATCTAGAGCAAGTCTGTGACGCCATGGTCGAGCAGGTGATTAGCTTGGGGCAGGATATCAGTGCCATTTCGGCAGGGGGAGGTTTGTCGATCCCTTACGAGTTCGGTGGCGACGAGATTGATACCGAGCATTATTACGGCTTATGGAACAACGCTCGCGAGCGTATCGCAGCCCATTTGGGCCATTCTGTCAGCCTTGAAATTGAACCGGGCCGTTTTTTGGTGGCAGAATCAGGCGTGCTTATTGCGCAAGTACGAGCAGTGAAAGAGATGGGCAGCCGGCACTACGTCTTGGTGGATGCGGGCTTTAACGACTTGATGCGCCCAGCGATGTACGGTAGTTACCACCACATTTCATTGTTGCCAGCAGACGGGCGTTCATTAGCATCAGAAGCGTTGATTGAGACAGTGGTCGGTGGCCCGCTTTGCGAGTCAGGTGATATCTTCACTCAGGAAGCGGGAGGCGGGCTAGAAACTCGTGCGTTACCGGCAGCCCGAATCGGTGACTATCTGGTGTTCCACGATACTGGCGCTTATGGTGCGTCGATGTCCTCTAACTACAACAGCCGACCGCTCTTGCCCGAAGTGCTATTTGAACAAGGGCAGCCGCGTTTGATCCGCCGCCGGCAAACTATCGAAGAACTGATTGCCTTAGAAATGATGTAA
- a CDS encoding LysR family transcriptional regulator, which produces MDRITAAEVFVAIVERGSMIAAAEALDMSRAMVTRYLAQMEQWAGVRLLHRTTRKLSLTHAGEATLERCRRMLEFAQDMDATVGLENDDLRGLLRISCSQSLGQSALVVAVTDYLRHHPQVAVDLQMNNRTVNLVEERIDLALRITNELDPNLIARPLAICHSVVCASPAYLAAKGIPKDPHDLAVHNCLTYSYFGKSLWHFDQQGVKSSVAVGGNLSANESVVLLSGALEGAGITLQPSYSVAPYIARGELVKLLPDYQPQAMGIYGIYTSRRQMPATLRTMLDFLVEWFATHPLPT; this is translated from the coding sequence ATGGATAGAATCACCGCCGCTGAAGTCTTTGTCGCGATTGTCGAACGGGGCAGTATGATTGCCGCAGCCGAGGCATTGGATATGTCACGGGCGATGGTGACCCGCTATCTGGCACAGATGGAGCAATGGGCGGGAGTACGTTTGCTGCATCGAACAACGCGAAAGTTGAGTTTGACTCATGCAGGGGAAGCAACACTGGAACGTTGCCGACGGATGTTGGAATTCGCACAGGATATGGATGCCACCGTTGGGCTGGAAAACGATGATTTACGGGGTTTACTACGCATTAGTTGCTCTCAATCGCTTGGACAGAGTGCGTTAGTCGTTGCCGTCACTGATTACTTACGCCACCATCCGCAGGTTGCGGTTGATTTACAAATGAACAACCGCACTGTCAATTTAGTCGAAGAACGTATTGATTTGGCACTACGCATTACCAATGAGCTCGATCCAAACTTAATCGCTCGGCCACTCGCGATTTGTCATTCCGTTGTTTGCGCCTCACCAGCGTATCTCGCCGCCAAGGGAATCCCAAAAGATCCTCATGATCTGGCGGTACACAATTGCCTAACCTATTCCTATTTCGGCAAGAGTTTGTGGCATTTTGATCAGCAGGGCGTTAAATCCTCTGTTGCCGTCGGTGGGAATCTAAGTGCTAATGAGTCCGTCGTGCTACTGAGCGGTGCGTTAGAGGGGGCAGGTATCACGTTGCAACCCAGCTACTCTGTTGCACCTTATATTGCTCGTGGAGAACTCGTAAAGTTATTACCTGATTATCAGCCTCAGGCAATGGGCATTTACGGCATCTATACTTCACGTCGGCAAATGCCAGCAACATTAAGAACAATGTTGGATTTCTTAGTGGAATGGTTTGCCACTCATCCTTTGCCAACTTGA
- a CDS encoding winged helix-turn-helix domain-containing protein gives MDEIVIGNIKFTPDKRILNKGGVVVKMRNKESEVLHLLCHHYPSTLSREDLEKEIWGDSYVTDNTLTQTISNLRHALDDKDHELVMTIPKKGYCISTQPILTSSDSSQNLILSEDESTRNFVSEFIILMPKGINNFYKTSVVLLLVVCCIASFSLTSIHHQIKINDVGSLPILIGLDATSDSDFLLKFNKKPYIFLKKRSDGEYIACKYNEGELICEKK, from the coding sequence ATGGATGAGATAGTCATTGGAAATATTAAGTTTACACCAGACAAGAGAATCCTTAATAAAGGAGGTGTAGTCGTTAAAATGAGAAATAAAGAGTCTGAAGTGTTGCATTTATTGTGCCATCACTATCCCTCAACGCTATCTCGAGAGGATCTTGAGAAGGAAATATGGGGTGATAGTTATGTTACTGACAACACACTGACACAGACCATTAGCAATTTACGGCATGCACTTGATGATAAAGATCATGAGTTAGTCATGACAATCCCCAAAAAAGGGTACTGCATTAGTACCCAGCCTATTCTCACTTCATCCGATTCGTCACAAAATTTGATATTGAGTGAAGATGAATCAACTAGAAATTTTGTGTCTGAATTTATCATCTTAATGCCAAAGGGTATTAATAATTTTTATAAAACAAGTGTAGTGCTGCTTTTAGTTGTTTGTTGTATTGCTTCATTTAGCTTAACTTCAATTCATCATCAAATAAAAATCAATGATGTAGGTAGCTTACCTATATTAATCGGCTTGGATGCGACAAGTGATAGTGATTTTTTATTGAAATTCAACAAGAAACCCTACATTTTTTTAAAAAAGAGAAGTGATGGTGAGTATATCGCTTGTAAATATAATGAGGGAGAGTTGATATGCGAAAAGAAATAA
- a CDS encoding winged helix-turn-helix domain-containing protein, giving the protein MYVDTVSVVSGSKFIDINGKGVIDYEKEISLDCCMNKIHFHTKRLTLDINEKQKRLVMCLFNDVNRKQDIIKVVWYENHKSISDNNYHQLIHKFRVHLKNAGIPDGIIKTINRYGLRLDSGMLKAMDSNKMSDRFLGY; this is encoded by the coding sequence ATGTATGTTGATACAGTCTCTGTTGTTTCTGGTAGTAAATTCATTGATATCAATGGGAAAGGGGTGATTGATTATGAGAAAGAAATATCACTAGATTGCTGTATGAACAAAATTCACTTCCATACGAAAAGATTAACTTTGGATATTAATGAAAAACAAAAGAGATTGGTTATGTGCTTGTTTAATGATGTGAATAGAAAGCAAGATATCATAAAGGTTGTATGGTATGAGAATCATAAAAGCATATCAGACAATAACTATCATCAGCTCATACATAAGTTTAGAGTGCATTTGAAAAATGCAGGTATACCTGACGGTATCATTAAAACGATTAACCGATATGGGCTTAGGCTGGATTCGGGCATGTTGAAAGCGATGGATTCAAATAAAATGAGTGATCGGTTTCTTGGCTATTAA
- a CDS encoding MBL fold metallo-hydrolase, with protein sequence MFKKTLLQISFASMAIFAAASTAHAATPLKMEVYNPGEKSVFPVSSEIISGKTEVALIDAQFQRNDAEALVKKIQQSGKKLTTIYISQADPDFYFGLDVITKAFPQAKVLATPQTIEEIEATKAGKLAYWGPILKENAPTQVIVPQPLQGKSFTIDGQSIEVEGLDGPSPEKTFVWIPSLKAVVGGVMVSGNIHLWVADTQTPESRQHWLTTLEKIKALKPVTVVPGHYLDNAPQTLASVTFTQNYLATLNAEIPKAKDSAELIAAMKKHYPELKDESSLELSAKVLKNEMKWPQ encoded by the coding sequence ATGTTTAAGAAAACGTTATTACAAATCAGCTTCGCCAGCATGGCTATTTTTGCAGCAGCATCAACCGCTCATGCGGCTACGCCATTGAAAATGGAAGTCTACAATCCCGGTGAAAAAAGTGTTTTCCCCGTATCGTCAGAGATTATCAGCGGCAAAACAGAAGTTGCTTTAATTGATGCTCAGTTTCAGCGCAACGACGCCGAAGCATTAGTGAAGAAAATCCAGCAAAGTGGCAAGAAACTGACCACCATTTATATCAGCCAAGCTGACCCCGACTTCTATTTTGGTTTGGACGTGATCACTAAAGCTTTCCCACAAGCCAAGGTACTTGCAACACCACAAACCATCGAAGAAATTGAGGCGACTAAAGCAGGTAAATTGGCCTATTGGGGGCCGATTTTGAAAGAAAATGCACCGACTCAAGTGATTGTCCCACAACCGCTGCAAGGTAAGAGTTTCACTATCGATGGACAAAGTATTGAGGTTGAAGGCTTAGACGGCCCTTCACCTGAAAAAACCTTTGTTTGGATCCCTTCATTAAAAGCGGTCGTCGGTGGGGTCATGGTCTCTGGCAATATCCATTTATGGGTTGCAGACACTCAGACACCTGAGTCACGCCAACATTGGCTGACAACATTGGAAAAAATCAAAGCCTTAAAACCGGTTACGGTCGTTCCAGGCCATTATCTGGATAACGCACCGCAAACATTGGCCTCAGTGACCTTCACTCAAAACTATTTGGCCACGTTAAATGCTGAGATCCCTAAAGCAAAAGATTCAGCTGAACTGATTGCTGCAATGAAAAAGCATTATCCTGAGCTGAAAGATGAATCTAGCTTGGAATTAAGTGCCAAAGTTTTGAAAAATGAGATGAAATGGCCTCAGTAA
- a CDS encoding MFS transporter, which yields MPVALLALALSAFAIGTTEFVIMGLLPQVAGDLHISIPTAGWLISGYALGVAIGAPIMAVLTAKLPRKKTLLLLMVIFIIGNLMCALAYSYDFLMLARVITALCHGAFFGIGAVVASNLVAPNRRASAVALMFTGLTLANVLGVPLGTALGQAFGWRSTFWVVSFIGLISLVALYRKLPATQEEAPTELRKEIAALRGGGIWLSLLMTVIFAAAMFALFTYIAPILTEVTQVSEHGVSWTLLLMGLGLTLGNIVGGRLADWRLSVSLTMTFLLIAVFSALFSWTSYSLIAAEVTLFLWSAAAFSAVPALQINVVTYGKKAPNLVSTLNIAAFNVGNALGAWVGGVVIASGLGLTAVPLAAAALAAVGLLLCLYTFSRARAGKVTAA from the coding sequence ATGCCTGTTGCGCTATTGGCATTAGCACTGAGTGCTTTTGCAATTGGGACGACCGAGTTTGTCATTATGGGGCTATTGCCTCAGGTGGCAGGTGATTTACACATCTCGATTCCAACTGCAGGTTGGTTAATCAGTGGTTATGCACTAGGGGTCGCGATTGGCGCGCCGATTATGGCGGTTCTGACGGCTAAGTTGCCGCGTAAAAAGACACTGTTGCTCTTAATGGTGATTTTTATTATCGGTAACCTGATGTGCGCACTGGCATACAGTTACGATTTCCTGATGTTGGCGAGGGTGATTACCGCCTTGTGCCACGGGGCATTCTTTGGGATTGGTGCTGTGGTGGCATCCAATCTGGTGGCACCCAATCGACGGGCTTCTGCGGTGGCACTGATGTTTACCGGTTTAACCCTTGCCAATGTGCTGGGCGTACCGTTGGGAACGGCATTGGGGCAAGCTTTTGGTTGGCGCTCAACATTCTGGGTGGTTTCGTTCATCGGCTTAATCTCACTGGTCGCGCTTTACCGTAAATTACCCGCCACTCAGGAAGAGGCTCCGACCGAGTTACGTAAAGAGATAGCCGCATTGCGCGGCGGTGGCATTTGGCTCTCACTGTTGATGACGGTTATTTTTGCTGCCGCCATGTTTGCGCTCTTTACCTATATTGCGCCTATCTTGACCGAGGTGACGCAGGTTTCCGAGCACGGTGTGAGTTGGACATTATTACTGATGGGGCTGGGGCTAACGCTGGGGAACATTGTCGGAGGGCGCTTAGCAGATTGGCGTTTATCCGTCAGTTTAACCATGACCTTCCTGCTGATCGCGGTGTTTTCAGCGTTATTCAGTTGGACGAGTTATTCTCTCATCGCCGCAGAAGTGACGTTGTTTCTCTGGTCGGCGGCGGCATTTTCGGCGGTACCCGCTTTACAAATCAATGTGGTCACTTATGGCAAAAAAGCGCCTAATTTAGTCTCGACGCTCAATATCGCCGCGTTCAATGTCGGTAATGCTTTAGGTGCGTGGGTAGGAGGCGTGGTCATTGCCAGCGGCCTGGGTCTGACGGCGGTTCCGCTAGCGGCGGCTGCACTCGCGGCTGTTGGATTGTTGCTGTGCCTGTATACCTTTTCCCGCGCGCGAGCGGGTAAGGTGACGGCAGCTTAG
- a CDS encoding prepilin peptidase yields the protein MDLYKLWCLLFSIFFGACIGAFLNVIIYRLPIMMADSLSKGTTRYRKCGIFKDKFTLISPRSFCPACYCPLPAKYNIPILSWLYLRGKSQCCQQKINNRYLIVELISTVLTLAIIYFIEDTHVIIASLFLIWALIVLSFIDIDYYILPDAITLPLLWCGLLFNINEGFSVLSFAVIGSIAGYLFLWFPYWLFKSFKGVEGMGRGDFKLMAALGAWFGITAIPLLVLLSALFGLLAYVVIYNKLQKKVKYIAFGPCISLAGMTYLFLVI from the coding sequence ATGGATTTATATAAACTATGGTGTCTGTTGTTTTCCATTTTTTTTGGGGCCTGTATAGGCGCTTTTTTGAATGTTATCATCTATCGATTGCCCATTATGATGGCAGATAGCTTATCAAAAGGCACAACGAGGTATAGGAAATGTGGAATTTTCAAAGATAAATTCACTCTCATTTCCCCTAGATCATTCTGTCCAGCTTGTTATTGTCCTTTACCCGCTAAGTATAACATCCCAATATTGAGTTGGTTGTACTTGCGAGGGAAGAGTCAATGTTGTCAACAAAAAATAAATAATCGGTATTTAATCGTAGAGTTAATATCAACAGTGTTAACGTTAGCAATTATCTATTTCATTGAAGATACACACGTCATTATCGCTAGCCTATTTTTAATTTGGGCGCTTATTGTCTTATCGTTTATTGATATTGACTATTATATTTTACCTGATGCTATTACTTTACCATTATTATGGTGTGGCTTACTATTTAATATTAATGAGGGTTTCTCTGTTTTATCTTTTGCTGTAATAGGCTCAATAGCGGGTTATCTTTTTCTTTGGTTCCCTTATTGGCTATTTAAGAGCTTTAAGGGTGTTGAGGGGATGGGACGAGGAGATTTTAAGCTAATGGCCGCGTTAGGCGCATGGTTTGGCATAACGGCCATTCCTTTGTTGGTTTTACTTTCAGCCTTATTTGGTCTTTTGGCTTATGTCGTTATATATAATAAATTACAAAAGAAGGTTAAGTATATCGCATTTGGCCCCTGTATTTCGTTGGCCGGTATGACTTATTTGTTTTTGGTTATATGA
- a CDS encoding LysR family transcriptional regulator, translating to MPAISLRQIEIFHGVMTTGNLTEAAALLQTSQPTVSRELARFEQLVQLKLFDRVRGRLYPTVQGLRLFEEVQRSYYGLDRIRQAAEGIRQFQQAQLSIACLPVFSQSLLPAVCKPFIESYPEVSLSVIPQESPLLEEWLSAQRHDLGLTENTQTPAGTLRHALMTVNEVCVLPSDHPLREKSVLTPQDFQGENFISLSVTDSYRQLLDNLFAEQGINRRLVLETHSAASVCAMVREGVGVSIVNPLTALDYINKATDDGVCVRPFSVDIPFTISLIQPIHRPSSTLVEIFIEHLKQQAITFQQRLAAVIAHQ from the coding sequence ATGCCTGCCATCTCTCTACGACAAATCGAAATCTTTCATGGTGTGATGACCACCGGTAACCTGACTGAAGCAGCGGCACTCCTCCAGACATCACAACCGACCGTTAGCCGAGAGTTGGCCCGCTTTGAGCAGTTGGTGCAATTAAAACTCTTTGACCGTGTGCGAGGCCGCCTTTACCCGACCGTGCAAGGCTTGCGGTTATTTGAAGAAGTGCAGCGCTCCTATTACGGCCTTGACCGCATACGTCAAGCCGCTGAGGGGATTCGCCAATTCCAGCAAGCTCAACTGTCGATTGCCTGCTTGCCCGTATTTTCTCAATCACTCCTTCCTGCGGTGTGCAAACCCTTCATTGAAAGCTATCCGGAAGTGAGTCTGAGTGTGATCCCGCAGGAATCACCGTTATTGGAAGAGTGGCTTTCCGCTCAACGCCATGACTTAGGGCTGACCGAAAATACCCAAACCCCCGCAGGGACATTACGCCATGCACTGATGACCGTGAACGAAGTCTGTGTCTTGCCAAGCGACCATCCATTGCGGGAAAAATCAGTGCTGACACCACAAGATTTCCAAGGCGAAAATTTTATCAGCCTCTCGGTGACGGACAGCTATCGTCAATTGTTGGATAATCTGTTTGCTGAACAAGGGATTAACCGCAGGTTGGTACTAGAGACACATAGCGCCGCCTCTGTTTGCGCCATGGTACGAGAAGGGGTGGGAGTCTCAATCGTTAACCCGTTGACGGCATTGGATTATATCAATAAAGCCACCGATGACGGCGTCTGCGTACGCCCATTTAGCGTCGACATTCCTTTTACCATCAGCTTGATACAACCGATACATCGCCCCTCATCGACCTTGGTAGAGATATTTATCGAGCATCTGAAACAACAAGCAATCACCTTCCAACAACGATTGGCCGCGGTGATTGCTCATCAATAG
- a CDS encoding DsbA family protein — protein MASTKLHYIFDPLCGWCYGAAPLVQAAQDIPNLALVLHAGGMMSGLNRRQIDNQWRDYVMPHDQRIAALTGQTFGDAYYNDLLNDTSAVMDSTPPITAILAAESLGGRGADMLHRIQQGHYVEGRHISDASVLAELATDIGLNSDEFIHAFNATQEISIQHINKSRIFLEKMRGHGFPTFVLQDNQGKLTVLPASEYYGDPSAWSKMLKKSIAH, from the coding sequence ATGGCCAGCACAAAATTACATTACATCTTCGATCCACTATGCGGTTGGTGTTATGGCGCAGCACCACTGGTACAGGCTGCGCAAGATATTCCTAACCTAGCGCTAGTACTCCACGCGGGAGGTATGATGTCTGGGCTAAACCGCCGCCAGATTGATAACCAATGGCGCGATTATGTGATGCCTCATGACCAACGAATTGCTGCGTTAACCGGCCAGACATTTGGTGATGCCTATTATAATGATTTACTGAATGATACATCAGCCGTCATGGACTCCACGCCGCCGATTACTGCGATTCTGGCTGCAGAGTCGTTAGGTGGGCGCGGAGCCGATATGCTTCATCGTATTCAGCAAGGGCATTATGTGGAAGGCCGCCATATCTCTGACGCATCAGTACTTGCTGAACTTGCAACTGATATTGGCCTGAACAGCGATGAATTTATTCACGCGTTCAATGCCACTCAGGAGATATCGATCCAGCACATTAACAAAAGCCGCATTTTCCTCGAGAAGATGCGAGGGCACGGCTTCCCGACATTTGTTCTGCAAGATAATCAAGGCAAGCTGACCGTTTTACCGGCCAGCGAGTATTACGGTGATCCCTCCGCTTGGAGCAAGATGCTGAAAAAGAGCATTGCACACTAA
- a CDS encoding SDR family oxidoreductase: MNRLSHKYALITGGTSGIGLETAKQFLAEGATVAITGRNTAALQAAYLELGERVLLIKSDASHISDQYQLAAHLTEVWPQLDIVYINAGDVTHHPIEKWDETSFERVLSTNLKGPFFLLQSLLPLLANPSSVILCGSASAHIGLPQSSVYAASKAGLLSLARTLSGEWAERGIRVNGLSPGPTQTPALQKLGLSGDEQDKLTEQIRQLVPIKRMGTPAELAHAAVFLASDESRFVVGTELRVDGGVTSL; the protein is encoded by the coding sequence ATGAATCGATTAAGTCATAAATATGCATTAATTACGGGCGGAACCAGCGGCATTGGGTTAGAAACCGCTAAACAATTCCTCGCTGAAGGCGCGACAGTCGCCATTACCGGTAGAAATACGGCTGCGTTGCAAGCCGCTTATTTGGAACTAGGGGAACGTGTTCTGCTGATCAAGAGTGATGCCAGCCATATATCTGATCAATATCAGTTAGCCGCACACCTAACAGAAGTCTGGCCTCAGTTGGATATCGTCTATATCAACGCTGGTGATGTTACTCACCACCCAATAGAAAAGTGGGATGAAACTAGTTTTGAACGAGTCCTTTCTACTAATCTGAAAGGCCCTTTTTTCTTGCTACAATCATTACTACCTCTGTTAGCAAATCCTTCATCCGTTATTCTTTGCGGTTCTGCCAGCGCCCACATTGGTTTACCTCAAAGTAGTGTTTATGCCGCCAGCAAAGCTGGGCTACTGTCTCTCGCTCGAACATTATCGGGTGAATGGGCAGAAAGGGGGATTCGAGTTAATGGCCTAAGCCCCGGCCCGACACAAACACCTGCGCTGCAAAAACTGGGGTTATCGGGTGACGAACAAGACAAACTGACCGAGCAAATACGTCAACTCGTGCCAATCAAACGCATGGGAACACCGGCTGAACTTGCCCATGCGGCAGTTTTTCTTGCCTCAGATGAGTCTCGATTTGTCGTCGGAACAGAATTACGCGTCGATGGTGGTGTGACTAGCCTTTAA
- a CDS encoding winged helix-turn-helix transcriptional regulator, whose amino-acid sequence MTTSLLLAAKNKSASEYENVEDKCPMVQFVELIAGKWAIPILYRLIVTAAPIRFGELQRAIAPITQKELTRQLRAFEQRGLVTRKVYAQVPPRVEYEITPLGKTLQPTLDSLAQWMRAHHKDLN is encoded by the coding sequence ATGACGACCTCTCTGCTATTGGCGGCAAAAAATAAATCAGCATCCGAGTATGAAAACGTGGAAGATAAATGCCCGATGGTACAATTTGTCGAACTAATAGCAGGGAAGTGGGCGATTCCTATTCTCTATCGTTTGATTGTGACTGCTGCCCCCATTCGTTTTGGCGAGCTACAGCGGGCAATTGCGCCGATTACGCAAAAAGAGCTAACGCGTCAATTACGCGCATTCGAGCAACGTGGCTTAGTGACTCGAAAAGTCTATGCACAAGTCCCGCCTCGGGTTGAATATGAGATCACCCCGCTGGGTAAAACTTTACAGCCAACGCTGGATTCGCTAGCTCAATGGATGAGAGCACACCATAAAGATCTCAATTAA
- the galR gene encoding HTH-type transcriptional regulator GalR has product MATIKDVAKLAGVSVATVSRVINNSPKASEASRMAVCSAMEQLQYHPNANARALAQKSTETVGMIVSDVSDPFFGSMVKAVEQVAYATGNFLLIGNGYHDEEKERQAIEQLIRHRCAALVVHAKKLSDEELTSLMEQIPGMVLINRTLPGFETRCVALDDRYGAWLATRHLIQQGHKRIAIICSNHQISDAIDRLQGYLDALKEFDIAVDDRLISYGTPDEIGGEQAMTDLLGRGKHFTAVTCYNDSMAAGALSVLSDNSIEVPQEISLIGFDDVLISRYLRPRLTTIRYPVVAMATQAAELALALANHTPLPEITNMFSPTLVRRHSVASPQAATDD; this is encoded by the coding sequence ATGGCCACTATTAAGGATGTTGCCAAGCTGGCGGGTGTTTCCGTCGCGACGGTATCTCGTGTTATCAATAATTCCCCTAAGGCCAGCGAAGCATCACGTATGGCGGTATGTAGCGCCATGGAGCAGTTGCAGTATCACCCCAATGCCAATGCCCGTGCACTGGCCCAGAAATCCACAGAAACTGTCGGCATGATTGTTTCTGATGTGTCCGACCCCTTCTTTGGTTCGATGGTCAAAGCCGTAGAACAAGTGGCTTATGCCACCGGTAATTTTCTGCTCATTGGTAACGGTTACCATGATGAAGAGAAAGAACGCCAAGCCATCGAACAGTTGATCCGCCACCGCTGTGCTGCGCTAGTGGTTCACGCCAAAAAATTATCCGATGAAGAATTGACCTCCTTAATGGAACAGATCCCCGGCATGGTGCTGATCAATCGCACCCTACCGGGCTTTGAGACCCGCTGCGTCGCATTGGATGACCGCTACGGCGCGTGGCTGGCGACCCGTCATTTGATTCAGCAAGGGCATAAACGGATAGCCATTATTTGCTCCAATCACCAGATTTCCGATGCCATTGATCGCCTGCAAGGTTATTTGGATGCATTAAAAGAGTTTGATATCGCTGTGGATGACCGCTTAATTTCTTACGGTACGCCGGATGAGATAGGGGGTGAGCAAGCCATGACCGACCTGCTCGGTCGTGGTAAGCATTTCACCGCAGTCACCTGTTATAACGACTCAATGGCCGCTGGCGCGCTCTCGGTACTGAGCGATAACAGTATTGAAGTGCCACAAGAGATCTCGCTGATTGGTTTTGACGATGTTTTGATCTCGCGCTATTTACGCCCTCGATTGACGACCATTCGCTATCCTGTGGTGGCGATGGCCACACAAGCCGCGGAGTTAGCATTGGCGCTAGCCAACCATACCCCGTTGCCCGAGATCACCAATATGTTTAGCCCGACGCTGGTACGGCGCCATTCTGTTGCCAGCCCACAAGCGGCAACAGATGACTAA